The Nitrospira sp. genome contains a region encoding:
- a CDS encoding MFS transporter — MTTSAGSDTQSLSHPLRGLLIAQFCGAFNDNAWKLMVALLAIRQATAGMAQGPELETVAQTQTAMAFVIFTLPLVLLSLVGGTLADRVSKRTVIIAIKIVEVLLMAAGTVALWLNPAGGVLPLVVLCGMGVHSALFSPSKYGILPELIPHERLAVGNGLLEMWTFTAILTGTAAGGFLLHVAGDHTWLAPLALTGLSVIGLATAFSIPHVPPARAAGGIGVTIRGAWAAIQSERMLRMAIPMEIMFWTIASLFGQNVIVYAKAVLHLSDAMAGLPLTILSVGIGVGAMLVGRVSRNRVEYGLIPLGAIGVFVTLLSLGILAPALTGMFLLMAALGVASSFIFVPLNAILQWKSPSDRRGAVISFSNTCVFTGILLGSLAGGSMANAGLSTTGIFLAAAAMTLGGIGWALWFLPDTFIRLVLVILTNTLYRLRIIGQSHVPQSGGALLVPNHVSFIDGMLLIASLDRPVRFVVDSQYAEQPIFKPFMKSLGVIPISSHGGLRVILRALREAGTAVDNGSLVCIFPEGQITRTGTLLPFRRGFERIMKGRTVPIIPVHLDRVWGSIFSFNHGRFLWKMPEQIPYPLTVSFGAPLPPDTSAQALRDKIRELGEAAWQLRKPSRRPLHREFIRSMRRYPFRLAMADHNRPHVSSLQALIGSIVLARTLRPYWRDQQRVGVLLPPTVAAALVNVAAPLCGKTIVNLNYTVGKSGLEAAVELAGLRTLVTSRIFVEKAKLELPDGPSVIWLEDLAKTIGAGQKALAALLALFAPCRLIERACGQTTPLTPGSMATIIFSSGSTGEPKGVMLSHFNIDANSQGATQVLHFYQGERVLGILPFFHSFGYMVFWFVMSNNAAMIFHPSPLDVAAIGEIIRRHRITFIVTTPTFLQLYSRRCTPEQFSSVRVILTGAEKLSARLAEAVEDRFGIGPIEGYGVTECAPVIAVNCPDFRAAGYYQPASRRGTVGQPLPGVSLQIVDPDTYAPLPTGAPGMLLVKGPNVMSGYLGREDLTTQAMRDGWYITGDIASLDEDGFLTITDRLSRFSKIGGEMVPHGKVEEALHQAAGADTQVFAVTGLPDEKKGERLAVLHTLDDDRIPGILAKASASGLPNLFIPSRSQFVKVDALPVLGTGKLDLRGVKRIATERLQGQGA; from the coding sequence ATGACCACCTCGGCCGGTTCTGACACTCAATCTCTTTCACATCCCCTTCGGGGTCTCCTGATCGCCCAATTCTGCGGGGCCTTCAACGATAACGCGTGGAAACTCATGGTTGCCTTGCTCGCCATTCGCCAAGCCACGGCCGGCATGGCGCAAGGGCCTGAACTGGAAACCGTCGCACAGACGCAGACCGCAATGGCATTTGTCATTTTCACCCTGCCGTTGGTGCTCCTCTCACTTGTCGGAGGCACACTGGCCGATCGCGTGAGCAAGCGGACGGTCATCATCGCTATCAAAATCGTCGAGGTGCTCCTCATGGCTGCCGGCACAGTCGCACTCTGGCTGAATCCCGCCGGAGGCGTCCTGCCGTTGGTCGTCTTATGCGGTATGGGGGTACACAGTGCCCTGTTTAGTCCTTCTAAATACGGGATCCTTCCCGAATTGATCCCGCATGAGCGGCTGGCTGTCGGCAACGGCCTCCTGGAGATGTGGACTTTCACGGCCATTTTGACGGGGACCGCGGCCGGAGGATTCCTACTCCACGTCGCCGGGGATCACACTTGGCTGGCTCCGCTGGCTTTGACCGGTCTCTCGGTCATCGGCCTTGCAACCGCCTTTTCGATTCCACACGTGCCGCCTGCCCGCGCAGCCGGAGGCATAGGGGTCACGATCCGAGGTGCATGGGCCGCGATTCAATCGGAACGTATGCTGCGCATGGCCATTCCGATGGAAATCATGTTCTGGACGATTGCGAGCCTATTCGGACAGAACGTGATCGTCTACGCCAAAGCCGTCTTGCATCTGTCCGATGCGATGGCGGGCCTTCCCCTCACTATCTTGTCGGTGGGTATCGGGGTCGGCGCAATGTTGGTTGGACGAGTTTCCCGTAACCGAGTCGAATACGGACTGATCCCTTTGGGCGCCATCGGCGTGTTCGTCACACTACTGTCGCTTGGCATCCTGGCGCCTGCGTTGACAGGCATGTTCCTCTTGATGGCAGCGCTGGGAGTTGCCAGTTCATTCATCTTCGTTCCGTTGAACGCGATCCTTCAATGGAAGTCCCCATCCGATCGGCGCGGGGCGGTCATTTCGTTCTCCAACACGTGCGTCTTCACCGGCATTCTGTTGGGATCACTGGCAGGCGGTTCCATGGCCAACGCCGGCCTTTCGACAACCGGCATTTTCTTGGCCGCCGCCGCAATGACCTTGGGTGGGATCGGGTGGGCGCTCTGGTTCTTGCCTGACACGTTCATTCGGCTGGTACTGGTCATTCTCACGAACACCCTCTATCGGCTTCGCATCATCGGTCAGTCTCATGTTCCTCAATCCGGCGGGGCGCTTCTCGTTCCGAATCACGTCTCCTTTATCGACGGGATGCTGCTGATCGCCAGTCTGGATCGCCCTGTGCGTTTCGTCGTTGATTCGCAATACGCCGAACAGCCGATCTTCAAACCGTTCATGAAGTCGCTCGGCGTCATTCCGATTTCCTCGCACGGGGGGTTGCGTGTGATTCTGCGGGCGCTCCGCGAAGCCGGTACTGCGGTGGACAATGGATCTCTCGTCTGCATTTTTCCCGAGGGCCAGATCACGCGCACCGGAACGCTCTTGCCGTTTCGACGGGGATTCGAACGAATCATGAAGGGCCGAACCGTTCCCATCATTCCCGTTCATTTGGACCGCGTGTGGGGCAGCATCTTCAGCTTCAATCACGGCCGCTTTCTCTGGAAAATGCCGGAACAGATTCCGTACCCCCTCACCGTTTCGTTCGGCGCACCACTGCCGCCGGATACCTCGGCGCAAGCACTCCGCGACAAGATTCGTGAACTCGGCGAAGCCGCCTGGCAGCTTAGGAAACCCAGCCGGCGGCCCCTGCACCGCGAATTTATCCGCTCGATGCGTCGTTATCCTTTCCGCCTGGCCATGGCCGACCACAATCGCCCCCATGTTTCATCCTTACAAGCACTTATCGGATCAATCGTGCTTGCGCGGACGCTGCGGCCGTATTGGAGGGACCAACAGCGGGTGGGTGTCCTGCTGCCACCCACGGTCGCCGCAGCGCTGGTGAATGTCGCCGCGCCCCTCTGCGGCAAGACCATCGTGAACCTGAACTACACGGTCGGGAAATCCGGTCTAGAGGCTGCCGTGGAACTTGCGGGTCTGCGCACTCTCGTCACGAGCCGCATCTTCGTTGAAAAAGCCAAACTCGAACTGCCGGACGGCCCGTCGGTGATCTGGCTGGAAGACCTGGCTAAGACGATCGGAGCCGGCCAGAAAGCGCTGGCTGCCCTGCTGGCTCTGTTCGCGCCATGCCGTCTCATTGAACGCGCCTGCGGGCAGACAACCCCACTCACCCCCGGCAGCATGGCCACGATCATCTTCAGCAGCGGCAGCACCGGAGAGCCGAAAGGGGTCATGCTGTCGCACTTCAACATCGATGCCAACAGTCAAGGCGCCACGCAGGTGCTCCATTTCTATCAGGGCGAACGGGTCCTCGGTATCCTTCCGTTCTTCCATTCATTCGGATATATGGTGTTCTGGTTCGTGATGTCCAACAATGCTGCAATGATCTTTCACCCTTCGCCCCTCGACGTAGCGGCAATCGGTGAGATCATTCGACGGCATCGGATCACGTTCATCGTCACCACGCCCACGTTCCTGCAACTCTACTCCCGCCGCTGCACGCCGGAACAGTTCAGCTCGGTGCGCGTCATCCTCACCGGGGCGGAAAAACTGTCGGCTCGGCTCGCCGAAGCCGTCGAAGACAGGTTCGGCATCGGCCCGATCGAAGGCTATGGCGTCACAGAGTGTGCTCCCGTCATTGCCGTCAATTGCCCGGACTTCCGCGCCGCCGGTTACTATCAACCGGCGTCTCGCCGCGGCACCGTCGGCCAGCCGCTCCCCGGTGTGTCCCTCCAAATCGTCGATCCAGACACCTACGCTCCGTTGCCGACCGGAGCTCCCGGTATGTTGCTCGTAAAAGGCCCCAACGTGATGAGCGGCTATCTCGGGCGAGAAGACCTCACGACCCAGGCGATGCGGGACGGATGGTACATCACCGGGGATATCGCTTCTTTGGATGAAGATGGATTTTTGACAATCACCGACCGGCTTTCGCGTTTCTCAAAAATCGGAGGTGAGATGGTCCCGCATGGAAAGGTCGAAGAGGCTTTGCACCAGGCAGCCGGAGCAGACACCCAGGTCTTCGCCGTGACCGGTCTTCCAGACGAGAAAAAGGGGGAACGGCTGGCCGTGCTTCACACGCTTGACGATGATCGGATTCCTGGCATTCTTGCAAAAGCATCGGCGAGCGGCCTTCCCAATCTGTTCATCCCCTCTCGGAGCCAGTTCGTCAAAGTCGACGCTCTGCCGGTGCTCGGCACCGGCAAGCTGGATCTGCGGGGCGTGAAGCGCATCGCGACGGAACGACTCCAAGGGCAGGGCGCATGA
- a CDS encoding Crp/Fnr family transcriptional regulator yields the protein MHFDIVTIIGLLGCVFYLASHSQKEMISLRVLAVASNVVFIIFSVLHAHLDISQLVGMPEFLLNFILLPINTKRLLEIIRLTKQIEQATVESPVSEWLLPHMHLKKHRAGEVLFRKGDKAHEIVYVADGRLKLQEIDHYIGPGELIGEIGLFSGEKVRTMTVICDTDCELYKMTDEMIYRLYYQNPKLGFFFMRLIVQRLLADVRRGAIEPGTV from the coding sequence ATGCACTTCGACATCGTTACCATCATCGGCCTATTGGGATGCGTGTTCTATCTTGCCAGTCACTCGCAGAAAGAGATGATTTCTCTGCGCGTGCTGGCCGTGGCCAGCAACGTCGTCTTTATCATCTTCAGTGTGCTGCATGCGCACTTGGACATCTCACAGTTGGTTGGCATGCCGGAATTTCTTTTGAATTTCATCCTATTGCCGATCAACACCAAACGCCTGTTAGAAATCATCCGGCTGACAAAGCAAATTGAACAGGCCACCGTGGAATCACCCGTGTCGGAATGGCTTTTGCCACATATGCATTTAAAGAAGCACCGCGCCGGAGAAGTACTTTTCCGAAAGGGTGACAAGGCCCACGAAATTGTTTACGTGGCCGATGGGCGCCTCAAACTTCAAGAGATCGACCACTACATCGGCCCCGGCGAGTTGATCGGAGAGATAGGGCTCTTCTCAGGTGAAAAGGTACGCACGATGACTGTGATATGTGACACCGACTGCGAGCTATACAAGATGACTGACGAGATGATTTACCGCCTGTACTACCAGAATCCGAAGTTGGGGTTCTTCTTTATGCGGCTGATCGTCCAACGGCTGCTGGCCGACGTGCGGCGCGGCGCCATCGAGCCAGGAACCGTGTAA
- a CDS encoding amidohydrolase family protein: MPLSEPDSTHDASPDTVQKSLIDCHVHLAALPDGDNGCFISPKLLRSPLFRFLLWKHDLSPAHPRAANQQYLDHLLSELRASRHVSKAVLLGMDGFYDHTGLLNRQHTDFLVNNDYVFKVVQTYPDVFLAGPSINPQREDAIDEVHRCADAGAVLIKVLPNAQHFDPADERYKPFYRALAQRRLPFLSHVGYEFSLIGKDQSLGDPSRLRLALDEGVTVIAAHACSYGLMFYEKFVPALRELCGRYPHFYADISALTQPHRLKMLLHLRHHPEIQARLLFGTDYPLSVFHLPAWGRVGFQTLSRMIRTKNRFDRQVEVCTGLNLNFRSFGDLVSGRSLTS, translated from the coding sequence ATGCCTCTCTCCGAACCAGACTCCACGCACGACGCCTCACCAGATACGGTTCAGAAATCACTCATCGATTGCCATGTCCATCTTGCGGCATTGCCGGATGGCGACAACGGCTGTTTCATCTCGCCGAAGCTGCTTCGCAGCCCGCTCTTTCGATTTCTCTTGTGGAAACACGACCTCTCTCCCGCCCACCCACGGGCGGCCAATCAGCAATACCTCGATCACCTTCTCTCGGAATTACGCGCTTCACGGCATGTCTCAAAGGCGGTCCTGCTCGGCATGGACGGATTCTACGATCACACCGGATTGCTCAATCGCCAGCACACCGACTTTCTCGTCAACAACGATTACGTGTTCAAGGTAGTGCAGACCTACCCCGATGTCTTTTTGGCCGGCCCGTCGATCAACCCGCAAAGGGAAGACGCGATCGACGAAGTCCATCGCTGCGCCGATGCCGGCGCCGTCCTGATCAAAGTCCTACCGAATGCCCAGCACTTCGACCCGGCTGACGAGCGATATAAACCTTTTTATCGGGCACTGGCGCAACGCCGCTTACCCTTCTTGAGCCATGTCGGCTACGAATTCAGCTTGATCGGCAAGGACCAATCACTCGGAGATCCCTCTCGGCTCCGCCTGGCCCTGGACGAAGGCGTGACCGTCATTGCCGCTCATGCCTGCAGTTACGGCCTCATGTTTTATGAAAAATTCGTTCCGGCCTTACGAGAATTGTGCGGGCGTTATCCACATTTCTATGCCGACATTTCAGCCCTCACCCAACCCCATCGCTTGAAAATGCTTCTACACCTCAGGCACCACCCGGAGATTCAAGCTCGGTTGCTCTTTGGAACAGACTACCCGCTGTCGGTTTTCCACCTGCCCGCCTGGGGCCGGGTCGGATTCCAGACGCTTAGCCGAATGATCCGCACGAAGAACCGCTTCGACCGCCAGGTGGAGGTTTGCACAGGTTTGAACCTGAATTTTCGATCCTTCGGCGACCTTGTTTCGGGCCGGAGCTTGACGAGTTGA
- a CDS encoding septal ring lytic transglycosylase RlpA family protein yields the protein MKLYVLPVRRVCENLRQGTFLSLLLLLALLNLASCSVIDATFSTIKTGYRVIKGTVKGTVWVVRGTYQFTKETTKLVYHIGKFTFEVVRAPLEYPLVRDDVQTIDGLPVKEAIRLGRVKNAPYTVKGRYYVPMSVSSAQTYGETGMASWYGEETVRQNSGSMTANGELFNPRGLTAAHKYLPLPTHVQVTNLENGRSIVVRVNDRGPFPSQHNPDSGKRIIDLSEGAAEQLGFVDKGVALVRVETIQLEES from the coding sequence ATGAAATTGTATGTTCTGCCCGTACGGCGTGTTTGTGAAAACCTTCGACAAGGTACGTTTCTCTCACTGCTTCTCCTTCTCGCTCTCCTAAATCTTGCCTCCTGTTCGGTGATCGACGCGACCTTCTCAACAATCAAGACGGGTTATCGTGTCATTAAGGGAACCGTGAAAGGGACCGTATGGGTTGTGCGAGGAACTTATCAATTTACGAAAGAGACGACCAAACTCGTGTACCACATCGGCAAGTTTACCTTTGAAGTCGTCCGTGCTCCGTTGGAGTATCCCTTGGTGAGGGACGACGTTCAGACCATCGATGGACTCCCGGTCAAGGAGGCGATTCGCCTTGGGCGCGTGAAAAATGCTCCCTATACCGTCAAGGGCCGGTATTATGTGCCGATGAGCGTCTCCAGTGCGCAGACGTATGGAGAGACAGGCATGGCATCTTGGTATGGGGAAGAAACAGTGCGTCAGAACAGTGGATCCATGACGGCCAACGGCGAACTGTTTAACCCACGAGGATTGACGGCAGCCCATAAGTATCTGCCGCTTCCCACCCATGTGCAGGTGACGAACCTTGAAAATGGGAGGTCGATCGTTGTGAGAGTGAATGACCGCGGTCCCTTTCCCAGTCAGCACAATCCTGATTCCGGAAAGAGGATCATCGACTTGAGCGAAGGAGCCGCCGAACAGCTTGGGTTTGTCGACAAAGGAGTCGCCCTGGTCCGTGTCGAGACGATTCAACTGGAAGAGTCATAG
- a CDS encoding 50S ribosomal protein L11 methyltransferase, with protein MPNDWIDVCIHECVDAGELLSRLDDPSLRGAWEDEGAVHLYWPEDQWNEDRLASIRLVLADLAPSIGDIPLSVRQVPAQDWNEVWARSVRPLHIGRLVIRPSWEPVVLMANDIDIVLDPKQAFGTGHHATTRMLLEWLQKEIHGGERVLDVGAGSAILAMAAVKLGAASAIGVEHDAVAVECAREYLGLNHVDDRIDIMTGTMDDLPEEKRRIADLVLANLDRQTILDLAGDVVSSASEGARILVSGILVEQQDEIVDRFANLGLACSERRQEEGWVAMKFLRPESCDGEA; from the coding sequence ATGCCCAACGATTGGATTGACGTTTGTATCCACGAGTGCGTCGACGCGGGGGAGCTGCTCAGTCGACTCGATGATCCGAGCCTCCGAGGCGCATGGGAGGATGAGGGGGCGGTCCATCTCTATTGGCCGGAAGACCAGTGGAACGAGGATCGGCTCGCTTCGATTCGTCTGGTACTTGCCGACCTTGCACCATCGATCGGGGATATTCCGCTCTCTGTGCGACAGGTGCCGGCTCAGGATTGGAACGAGGTATGGGCTCGCTCAGTGAGGCCACTTCACATCGGCCGACTGGTCATTCGTCCGAGCTGGGAGCCAGTCGTATTGATGGCGAACGATATCGACATCGTGCTCGATCCGAAGCAGGCGTTCGGCACCGGCCACCATGCGACCACTCGGATGTTGCTCGAATGGTTGCAGAAGGAGATACATGGCGGAGAGCGGGTTTTGGATGTGGGCGCCGGCAGCGCTATCTTAGCCATGGCGGCGGTCAAGCTCGGTGCCGCATCGGCCATCGGGGTTGAACATGATGCGGTTGCGGTGGAGTGTGCAAGGGAGTATCTCGGGTTGAATCATGTGGACGATCGGATCGACATCATGACGGGCACGATGGACGATCTGCCGGAGGAGAAGCGACGGATTGCCGATCTGGTGCTTGCTAATCTCGACCGGCAAACGATCTTGGATCTCGCCGGCGATGTGGTAAGCTCGGCGTCGGAAGGAGCACGCATACTGGTCTCCGGTATTCTCGTCGAGCAGCAGGATGAGATCGTCGATCGATTCGCCAATCTTGGCTTGGCGTGCTCGGAACGGCGCCAGGAAGAGGGGTGGGTGGCGATGAAATTTCTCAGACCTGAATCCTGCGACGGAGAGGCCTGA
- a CDS encoding class I SAM-dependent methyltransferase, producing the protein MMNRILEPEVMDDPKQAEAYARADFAEENQGFVDRFKEYFPEFSQGRVLDLGCGPADIPIRFARLYPACRIIGVDASAPMIQLGEQAVKQVDLTDRITLRCERLDAVAGANIADAAISNSLLHHLPNPLQFWQKLRQLVKPGSPVLVMDLLRPESPEAAQAIVDQYAANEPDILRRDFYNSLLAAFTEDEIGSQLARMNLTRLLIDIPDDRHWVVGGIIY; encoded by the coding sequence ATGATGAATCGAATACTCGAACCGGAAGTAATGGACGATCCCAAGCAGGCGGAAGCCTATGCGCGTGCCGACTTTGCCGAAGAGAATCAAGGATTCGTCGATCGATTCAAGGAATACTTCCCGGAGTTTTCGCAAGGCCGTGTTTTGGATCTCGGCTGCGGCCCTGCCGACATCCCGATCCGGTTTGCTAGACTGTATCCGGCCTGCCGGATCATCGGGGTTGATGCCTCGGCGCCGATGATCCAGTTAGGCGAACAGGCAGTGAAGCAAGTTGACTTGACCGATCGCATTACGCTGCGTTGCGAACGACTCGATGCCGTAGCTGGAGCCAATATTGCCGATGCAGCGATCTCCAATAGCTTGCTGCACCATCTGCCCAACCCCCTGCAGTTTTGGCAAAAACTTCGGCAACTCGTGAAGCCGGGCTCCCCGGTACTCGTGATGGATCTGCTCCGCCCGGAATCGCCGGAAGCTGCGCAAGCCATTGTGGACCAGTACGCCGCCAATGAACCGGATATCTTACGCCGCGATTTCTACAACTCGCTGCTCGCGGCTTTTACGGAGGATGAGATCGGTTCACAGCTGGCGCGCATGAATCTCACACGATTGCTGATCGACATCCCCGACGACCGCCACTGGGTGGTCGGCGGCATCATTTATTGA
- a CDS encoding adenylate/guanylate cyclase domain-containing protein produces the protein MQSVLKTVYLPFAMALVTGFLCGLVILGVRSTGLLQHLELSAYDWLLRSRPATTDSDSRITYIAISEEDIRRQGRWPITDETLAHTLRILVDYQPRAIGVDLYRDIEVPPGHDELAALLPKHPQIIMISQLGGGTVARIPPPRALEGSQQVGFNDILVDHDGLIRRALLFQDDGDDVAYAYALRLAMLYLAHDGIVPEQDPAVPEWIRLGKTTLKPFASSDGGYVNADDAGYQILLDFGGAAKPLHTFSLTDLLAGRVEARYLTERIVMIGVTAESVPDVFHIPVRYGLRGSDQFPGVLMHGIITEQLLAAAIDGRRPIHAMSETAEIAWTLVWGMLGGAFGSLARSAWRFSVITLGGLVLMTVSVITLFWYGWWAPEIPASFTWFLAIAMVVASTLARERKDRTMLMQLFSRHVSREVADKIWQDRDQLFEGGRPRPQDLFATVLFSDFKGYTAVSETMSPQALMDWINSYLDTMTKIIMDHGGVIDDYAGDSIKANFGVPLKRDSKEEVATDAVNAVTCALAMEQQMLRLNEEHERNGLPTVGMRLGIHTGPLLAGCVGSAQRMKYTTIGDTVNTAAHLETFSREAIAEPLGRRPCRILISESTAQLLGNRFQLECIGEVRLKGKAESLLAYRIVTTACGKEPRE, from the coding sequence ATGCAAAGCGTGCTGAAAACCGTCTACCTACCGTTTGCCATGGCCCTTGTGACCGGCTTTCTTTGTGGCCTGGTCATCCTCGGAGTGCGCAGCACCGGCCTTCTCCAACATCTGGAGCTCAGCGCGTATGACTGGCTTCTCCGATCGAGACCGGCAACAACCGACAGCGATTCACGAATTACGTACATCGCCATTTCCGAGGAGGATATTCGTCGGCAGGGACGGTGGCCGATCACAGATGAGACCCTTGCACACACGCTCCGCATCCTTGTCGACTACCAGCCACGGGCAATCGGAGTGGACCTGTACCGCGACATCGAAGTTCCCCCCGGACATGACGAACTAGCCGCGCTGCTACCCAAGCATCCCCAAATCATCATGATTTCGCAACTCGGCGGCGGCACAGTGGCCCGCATCCCTCCACCACGAGCATTGGAAGGAAGCCAGCAAGTAGGATTCAACGATATCCTGGTCGATCATGACGGACTCATACGCCGGGCATTGCTCTTCCAAGACGACGGCGATGATGTCGCCTATGCCTACGCCCTCAGGCTTGCCATGTTGTATCTGGCCCACGACGGCATTGTGCCGGAACAAGACCCGGCAGTGCCGGAATGGATTCGCTTGGGGAAAACCACACTGAAGCCGTTCGCGTCTTCGGATGGGGGGTATGTGAATGCGGATGATGCCGGATACCAGATCCTGTTGGATTTCGGCGGAGCGGCCAAGCCGCTACACACCTTTTCGCTGACCGATCTGCTTGCCGGACGGGTTGAGGCCCGTTATCTCACAGAGCGGATCGTCATGATCGGCGTCACGGCTGAGAGCGTGCCGGATGTGTTCCACATCCCGGTTCGCTACGGATTGCGGGGTAGTGACCAGTTCCCCGGTGTTCTCATGCATGGGATCATTACGGAGCAATTACTCGCCGCCGCGATTGACGGCCGCAGACCGATCCATGCGATGAGCGAAACTGCTGAGATCGCCTGGACGCTGGTATGGGGGATGCTCGGAGGAGCCTTCGGGAGTTTGGCACGATCCGCCTGGCGCTTTTCGGTCATCACTCTCGGAGGGCTTGTACTCATGACCGTGTCGGTCATCACACTATTCTGGTATGGATGGTGGGCGCCTGAGATCCCTGCCAGCTTTACCTGGTTTCTGGCGATCGCGATGGTCGTGGCCTCGACCCTGGCTCGAGAACGGAAGGATCGGACCATGTTGATGCAACTGTTTTCACGGCACGTCTCGCGCGAGGTCGCCGACAAGATATGGCAGGACAGAGACCAACTGTTCGAGGGTGGACGCCCACGGCCGCAGGATCTCTTCGCCACCGTATTGTTTTCAGACTTCAAAGGGTACACGGCCGTTTCGGAAACGATGTCCCCGCAGGCCTTAATGGATTGGATCAATTCCTACTTGGATACCATGACGAAAATCATTATGGACCATGGAGGGGTGATCGACGACTACGCAGGCGATTCAATTAAGGCTAACTTTGGTGTCCCGCTGAAGCGAGATTCCAAGGAAGAAGTGGCCACCGATGCGGTCAACGCAGTGACCTGTGCGCTGGCGATGGAACAGCAAATGCTCAGACTCAACGAGGAACATGAACGGAACGGTCTCCCAACGGTGGGCATGCGCCTCGGAATCCATACCGGTCCCCTGCTGGCCGGATGTGTGGGGAGCGCTCAGCGCATGAAATATACCACCATCGGCGACACGGTCAATACCGCAGCGCACTTAGAAACTTTCAGCAGGGAGGCTATTGCAGAACCGCTGGGGCGTCGCCCGTGTCGGATCTTGATCAGCGAAAGCACCGCTCAGCTGCTCGGCAACCGTTTTCAATTAGAATGTATCGGAGAGGTGCGCCTCAAAGGAAAAGCGGAGTCTTTGCTGGCCTACCGTATCGTCACCACGGCGTGTGGGAAGGAGCCGAGAGAGTAA
- a CDS encoding DUF928 domain-containing protein: MRLFIIVSIAAGLALPLPWLSLAEERQGTAPQTIASQPKSESTIKPLLYVPPRKGAPAPGLRRGGGTRGTNKSLPVISLLAPDHVGLTIHEQPVLFWFTPTKHNLSYEFTLIADSAEAPAVEAKLPSPARPGVQQIRLADYNAKLVPGERYQWSVALVMDPDEPSANVVAKGAIARVDRDKLEQPLTSDVSKADAPKRYAEAGVWYDALMAISDLMQSNPADMELRQQRASLLEQGGLGEVAASIQGMRTSQPQ; encoded by the coding sequence ATGAGACTCTTCATTATCGTAAGCATCGCCGCCGGTCTCGCATTACCACTACCGTGGCTCTCCCTGGCAGAAGAGAGGCAAGGAACAGCACCCCAAACTATCGCATCCCAACCTAAGTCCGAGTCGACCATCAAACCGTTGCTGTATGTTCCACCCCGAAAGGGGGCTCCGGCGCCTGGACTCAGAAGGGGAGGAGGAACACGCGGCACGAATAAGAGTCTCCCGGTGATCAGCCTGTTGGCTCCTGACCATGTGGGATTAACGATTCATGAGCAACCAGTGCTGTTTTGGTTCACCCCGACCAAACACAACCTGTCCTATGAATTCACACTCATCGCCGACAGTGCCGAGGCTCCTGCCGTGGAAGCGAAACTTCCAAGCCCCGCCCGACCTGGAGTTCAGCAGATCAGACTTGCAGACTATAACGCGAAATTAGTGCCTGGAGAGCGTTATCAATGGTCGGTAGCGCTGGTGATGGACCCCGATGAGCCTTCCGCCAATGTCGTGGCGAAGGGAGCGATCGCGCGTGTGGATCGCGACAAGCTGGAACAGCCGCTGACGAGTGATGTGAGCAAGGCGGATGCACCGAAGCGCTATGCTGAAGCGGGAGTTTGGTACGATGCTCTCATGGCTATTTCTGATCTAATGCAATCCAATCCGGCTGACATGGAATTGCGTCAGCAGCGTGCGTCGCTGCTTGAGCAAGGTGGATTGGGAGAGGTGGCCGCGAGCATACAAGGTATGCGCACATCTCAGCCCCAGTAA
- a CDS encoding MOSC domain-containing protein, whose amino-acid sequence MATRPPYPHVHQINVSDGGVPKLPVWEAKVGEHGLDGDRQRNLKVHGGPDRAVCLFSLELIEQLQEEGHPIDPGSSGENLTLSGLDWELVRPGVRLTIGPEIQLEVTSYTTPCSHNRLWFRDEDFSRISQKLNPGWSRVYARVLQGGIVRPGDAVTVES is encoded by the coding sequence ATGGCGACCAGGCCGCCGTATCCACATGTCCATCAGATCAATGTCTCCGACGGAGGAGTTCCGAAGCTTCCCGTTTGGGAAGCAAAAGTGGGCGAACACGGGTTGGATGGCGATCGGCAGCGGAATCTCAAGGTTCACGGCGGACCCGACCGGGCCGTCTGTCTATTTTCGCTGGAGCTTATCGAACAGCTTCAAGAAGAAGGTCATCCGATCGACCCCGGATCGTCCGGCGAAAACCTGACGCTGTCCGGCCTGGATTGGGAGCTGGTACGGCCGGGTGTGCGATTGACGATCGGTCCCGAGATTCAACTCGAAGTCACGAGCTATACGACTCCCTGCAGTCACAATCGGCTGTGGTTTAGGGACGAGGATTTCTCGCGCATTTCGCAGAAGTTAAACCCTGGCTGGAGTCGTGTCTATGCGAGGGTGTTGCAAGGAGGGATTGTCCGACCGGGAGATGCAGTGACCGTGGAATCATGA